The Podospora bellae-mahoneyi strain CBS 112042 chromosome 7, whole genome shotgun sequence genomic sequence AGAAAGCCCAAATGCGCCAGAAAATCATGGAGAACCTGGGCCCGCGTGCTGCTCAGTTCCACGGGGATGTACTCGTGTGGCATTTTCAGCAAGAGGCCCTGCGGCAAATGACTGCGAGCCGGCAGaggcaagctcaagctctTGGACAGCAACGAATGGCCAACGGAATGCCGCAGGGCCAACCAGGACAGATGAACCCGAACCAACTCATGATCAACCCACTAGCACAGCAGCCAGTCATGCCGAATGGCCCGATGCTCGGCGCCAACATCGAAACTATACGGAACGAGCGTCAACAAGCTCTGctcgcccagcagcagggaCAGATGGTTGTCCCGGCGAGCAACGGCCAGGCCAGAACTGTTACGCCAGGCCCGATGAACGGGATGCCGGGCGCTCAACCGGGCGTGAACCAAGCTTCTCGACCAATGCCGGCGGGACAGAATTTTGGCGTTCAGCAGCCTGGTGTTGCCCGAGGACCGATGATGGGACACCCGATGCAAGGACAACCGGGCGGTCTCGCCGGGCCCCCTACCACGTCTCAGAGTCCAGCCATGAACACGTTGAACGCGCCGATGCAGCAGCCGCCCGTTCCGATGGGGCATGTGGGGAGACAACCGCCCGTTAACCCAGGTAACCCGGCCATGGGCAGCTTGAACCCGCAATTCAACCATCAGAACAACACACGACCGCCCTCGGCGATGCCAGGTGTTATGAACGGCACGGCGCTGGCCGGAGGTCGAGGAATACCCGAAGGAGCAATGGGCAACTGGAATCAGCAGCAACGGGCGGCCATGATGAGTGGTTTGTCGATGGGCACACCTGGCCAGATGCCTGGGGCACCGGAACAACTCCGAGTCGGCCAGATGAACATGGCGAATCAGGGACCGGGACCGAACGGGCCACCAAACCCGGCAGTGCAGGCCAAGATGTTGGAATACTTGCAAACCCCACACGGCAAGACGGCCATCGACAACATGGACATAGCGCCTGGTGTTTTCGGCATGCTTGCGAACAACGGGACGAATGTGGGGCCAAACATTAAGAAATGGTTTCAGCTCAAGGCCCTGGCAGTCAACAACCCGGCGCAACTGAACATGTTGCAGGCCGTCCAGCATAGGCAGTTCGCAGTAATGTGGAACCAACAACAGAAGAGGCAGCAAGCAAACCAACCCCAAGGCAACCCGGGCGCTCCTTTCCAGCCGCCCCAGCTGCCCCCCGGCGAGGAATATCCCCCGCACGTCGCCCAGCTGACCCCGCAAGAGGTCCAGGCATTTATGAGCAGGAGTGCCAATCATGCGAACCAGAACCCGGCCATGGTCTCGGAGATACTCAGAAGATTGAAGTACACCGACTACGCCAAGAAGATCTGGGAGAAGCacaacaagcagcagcagcagcagcagggaaTCAACAATGCCAATGCTGGCGGCCAAAAGGCTCCGTCACAAATAAtacccccaacacccaccacacaACCAGGTGCCCCTCCGATGGCTCAGCCGAACATGCCGCCAAAGCCCTCGAGCACCCCGGTGGCTCCTCCAGCATCCACGCCGGCCAGACAGACGCCCAAGATTCCTCAACAAccgcaacctcaacagcagtCACAGCCGGCGCCGCAgtcacagcaacagccggGGCAACATGGACCGAACCCTTCCCCCGTGCCCGCCCCCAGGCACAACCTCAAGCGAAAGCCGGACGATTCCGAAGGTGCGGCCCAAGCGAACAATGCCGCTCAACGACCAGCGCCGGGACCTGGAGCTCAGACCAATATCCGTGCACCCCCACCGTTCAAGCCGCTTCCTGAGGAACAGGTTGCGGCCCTGGGGCCGCAGGAAAGGGCCGAGTATGATGCCACCTTGCGACTTCATCAGCGCATCACGGCCATCACCACGGAAGAACAGCTATTCGCCCAAGGGCAGAACGAGGTGCCGGTGCCCATGGACGCAGAACTATTGGGGAAAACCCGCAGGACGCTCCTGGGAGCATTGAGCACCATGAGAGGTGTAAGCGCGTGGTCGCAGGCATGGTTCTTCAAGACCAAGGACGAGGAACGTCTGAGGATTTTCCTTCGAGCAGTACGTATATCCGGATCGAGTCTCTGCATCACGGGAGGCTGACTGACATGTTGTGTAGCGGCACAAACTTTACAGGCAGCTCGTTCCAAACAAGGACGCATCACAGCCGTCAACCATCTTGCGGCCCGTCCTCACCATTTCGCCCCAGGAACTCGACCAGATCCAGCAGATGCTGAAGAACATGGCCACTGACATCAAGACCTATTGCGTACCCTCGCTTGGTCTGCAAAATAGCTGGAGTCAGGCGAACGGCGGGACGCCAACCCAGCGGCCCGCGCAAGCACCCACGCCTCTGAGCCAAGCCAATCTGGAAAAGCAGACACAGGCGTTGAAGCAGGCGCAGAACCGCACGGCCGCGAAGAACGTTGCCGCCCCGGCCGCTCCGACAACCACGCAGCCGCCTTTCTCGTTTGGGGCTCACAAGTCGCCGGCCGGCAATCCGGAATACCTGAGCGAGCCGCTTCTCACACGGGACGGGCTCCAGGCACCACCTGCCaggaagaagcccaagacggGAGCAAACCACAGCTCGCCGCCGGCCATTCAGCCGGGCACTGGCTCCCTGTCGCCCAACGTCAAGGCGCCCTCTCCCGTTGTCAGCCGGAAGCAGGAGCCGGCCAAGACGGCACCCAAATTCATGTGTCCTGAACCCGGTTGCGAGCAAATGTCTGTGGGTTTCGAGAGCGAGGAAGCGCTTGGCATGCacaagcaggaggagcacaTCCGGCCATTCCAAGATCCTGTCGCCTTCATGCGGGAGAACATGGCTGCGGCACTGAAGCTTGACGAACAGGGCAGGCCCGTCTCGGCGCCGAATATGGGTGGCAGTCTTTCCAAGCAAGGCCAGACACCCATGAGCAAGCCTGATCTGGCGGCGACGCCCATGTCTCGCGACGCGTCGATGAGACGACAGGGCAGTGCCGCGGGAGGACGGGAGAGCACGGCGACACCACGGATGGCGGCGAGCACGCCCATGGCGCCGGTGGACGAGATGTGGGCGGGCACGACGATCGACCCGCAGAATCTTTTTGCCGGGCTGGGGCCCACGATAGACGCGACCACGGGCAACATGATGCACGAGTTTGGGACGTATCGATCGATTACGCCCAACGACACGCCCGAGTCGACGGCCAGCAAGGACAGCGGGGTTTCGGAGCCGAATAGCGACATCCTCGAGGGCACCGGGCTGGATATCAACTTGACGTTCCAGAACTTCAACGAGGATGTGCTGATGGACATGAACAGGATCAACATGGATTCGCTGGATAGTTTGGTGGACAGCGACCTGTACGGcccgggtggtggttttggcggcGGGCAGGAGGCGTACCAGTTCACCTTTGAAGACATGACGATGGGGAACGACTTTAGCAAGCCGTTCCAGTTTGACACCAGCGGGTACATGATGGATGCGTCGGTTTAGGTTCTGGATACctaggtgatgatgatgatgatgaagcggAGTGGcagttttatatatataatgTGCATGGGTACATGGTATATCGGAAAAGCTAGCAGGGTTGGTCTGGGCATTCACGAGAAGGGTAGTGTAATACCTcttttctattttttttttccttgtctctctttctctcagCGTCTCTTTATATGAGTGTTGCTGCGGTTTTATCTtcggggaagggagggagttTGGTAATTGTGCGGATTGGGCTATACGGAAGCATTCtatatttctttcttttttttttctctctgtgTCTCGCGGGTCGAATGGACGGTTTCTCTGGTCAGGCAGATAGGGTGATACCCCCCGTGAActtgctttcttttttttttttgtttttttgtttttttttttttcttttttttttgcatcgaggttgaagaaagatggatggatggatggatgtatTTTGGGTGGATTTATTGGATGTATACGAATTGTATATTATACTAGTAACaggggggtttttgggggaCATTGAATGAGAGATCAAAAGTATCACACCATGTGACAATTTGTTTGGCATGTGTTGGAGTTCTAGCCATGTTCCCATTGATGatgcttgctgctgtgggGGGGGGCATCGGGGGTAGAGACGGGAGCGCGCCAATCCATGCAGCAAGACGCGATGATCCACTGTGGGCTGGGTGCCAAGGACTGGGGTCTTTTAGTTGACGTGGAGAATGAGATGTGAACAGGTTTAATGTATTCGGTGTGTGGATGGCAGTGAAAGGGGAACTGATAAACTGCTGTTTGCTCAAGGCTTTTTTCCCCAGGAGTAATCTCAGTTCTTGAACGCGACGAGCTTTGTGTCATACCAAAGACAAGAGGTACGTACCCTCCTAGGTAGCTAGGTACCCGAAGCTTCTCTTTAGGCGCCGCACAGTGGGGTTTTCGTTAGCTTTCGGGGGACAGGGGTTCACTAGTGTAGGTACCTACACCTTGTAGCTCACATTGTTCCTTCAGCACCCACCTGCCATCCACAAGCTTTAAACCGCGACTTGTGTGGTTTTTGGACGCGACTTTTGTGCCCCTCTCACTCACGTCCTACTTATTTACCTTTTGATCTCGTTCCtgtttttccctttccttttctcAACAGATACAAGACGTGTTAAAGGGATTTGGACGCGATTTTGCTTTCAATACCTTACTCGGGGGAAAAGATTGGTGATAGCAATGGACGCCACCacacaaacccaaaccccccgcGTCCCACTCAGCTCTTTGAATCCCAACAACGCGTCTTCGCCAACAAAGAAGAGGATGTTGCAAAGCCCGTTCGAGTCACAGACGAAGATGATGCAAACGCGTACGCCGCCCGAGACggaggtcaagaagagggtgttggctggGACTGGAACAGTCGATTCCTCGCCCACAGCTTCGAGGGCAgtggcggaagaggagagggtggtaaAGAAAGCTAGGTTAAGCGTAtgtccctccccacctttCCATAATTTTCCGGTTATTGACAGACGTAGTactcctcatcaccgcccGCATCAACAGGGTCAGCGTCGTCGGTGTTTTCCAgcccgcaccaccaccacctcctcctcgaggatggtgagggggatgtcTCCATGGTTACCACCATTCCTGATTCAACACctgcaccggcaccggcaccggcaccggcatcggcatcggcatcggtgcagaggaggagtttgacgCGTGAACAGGCTCGTCAGGTATTTTTTTTGTCCAGTAATCcttttttggttgttgttgggcgAATCAGCTAATGGTGTGATGAAGAAAGCGGAAATCTTACGGCTGAGGCTTGGGTTGGCGAATTACAAGGTGAGGACGGGGCAGGAGGATGTTTCGCTGGATcagttggagaggaggctgATGGTGAGGctttggggtggggagggaagggtgAGGGAGCAGGGGGGTGAGAGGTCgtcgcagcaacagcatcagaGATGTGGTTCGCAGCAGATGTTACCGCCGTCGATGTCCAGGGGGACGCATCATCAGAGGAGGAGCAGTGGGGCgggggttgtggaagagaaggaaaattggagggaggggttgtgggaAGTCATGAAAcggagggaggcggagagacaacaacaacaacaacaacagcagcagcagcagcagcagcaactaTCGCAGGAAGataggggggaggagacggagggggagggggaggagttggaactGCCTAGGTTGCcgagggaagagggggataatagggggttggaggctgtgggggggttgttgagtttGGCTAGGGGTTAGCccgagatggtgggaaggggaggtggtggcttgTTTGTTTTCATGGCTTTCATGGCGTTGAAAGGGAGCATACGGACGCATCTTTTGCTTTTCAAATTTTGAACTTGCTAGAGTTTGGGGTTTATTGGGCTTGCTGCACACGCTTCATGTCTGGGGTTTTGTAGGGGGTTATAGATACCAAGCCGGTTTTTtatttgggggggggagggggtttattttattttttttgttcttaTGTTTTTGGTTGCTAAAACGGGAAGTTGCTTCACATGTTGGATTTGACTTTACTTGTTTGTCTTGACTCAAAACTTTGATTCATTTACACACAGGCCACTGCTTTGCTCTCTGTAACTTTGGCTCTGGGGTTCAGCAACATTACTGTGCCCCCTACCCATCGTGAACATTGGCGGCGAGCCGCGTGTGAGTAGTAGTTGTGCTGTCTTTGTGTGTCTGGAATGTGGTTAACCCCCCACGTCCGGCTTGAATGCTCGGCAAAGAATTTCCAACCGAAACATCGACCAGTGTCATTGTTCGGCTCCGAATGAAATCCCACGCGTGAGAAAGTAAGGGAGCTGTCACATTCCCCTCATCTTTGGGGTgcctggtgatggtggtgatggtggtggtggtggtggtggtgttgtcgagaCAGAGTAAGAGACAGGGGGTGGCGGGACCGTTCCAACTGTAAAGACGTTTAAAAATGCAGGAAAgtggtttgcttttttttttttttgtaaaATTCAAAGGGGTTTAGCGGTGTAAATCCCACGTGGCAGCCACGATCTTAGCGGGAGAGGATTAACCGcatttgggaggggagggggccaaCAAAAACTGATGAAACGCGAGATTTTGCGCGTCTAGCTGGATTGTTGCCAAACTattttggggatggtggtggtggtcaaatGGCGGGCAGAGGGGGCAGGGGGTTTGCCAAGCGATGGATGGTGTTTGGTGAGAAGCCCAGGGCTCTGGGGATGGGAGTGGGAAGTGTGGTTTGCGTGGAAGAGAGTGTCGTGTTTGGGGTAAAGAACGGAAAGACGTGGAcaaggttggggggagggggagagaacAGACTGGTAGATAGTTGATACGTCTTGTCGAAGTGGTCAAGATAAGATGCCTTTGAGATGATATTTGGCCTGTTCAATATTTTATAGACCTTGAAAGGTGGTCGCAAAAGCCTCCAAAACAACGTCTAAAAGCATATCTATTCATCTTTTCCAAGGCCTTGACACCACGCGTTGCGGTGTCTACAACGTGTGCTGCTTGGTTCTGAATAATGTGCAATTCACCTGAGAAACATTACACTTTCCAACCGCCCCGCCCCAGAAACTCCTCCAACTCAAcacccacccttccccccttgcCCACCAAagtccccaccaccccccttagctcctcccccgtcatgtccgccaccatccccttctcAAAAGCAGCAAGATACAACCCCCTATCCAGACAACACCCCTTCACTCCCCGGTAAAacaccccttttccctccttCCTGCCCGCACAGAAACGAACAAAACCCCTCCAGATCTCCCCATTCCCTTTCCCGCTCCCCGTGATGGCAGACTCAAAAGCTTTTTTAACCGAGTGGGCACTCCCGTTGTGGACTTCATGCATGATGGCAAACCGCCGGGTGCTGAGGGAGTCATGTCCAGGTTGGAGGGCGATGGTTTGGAGAAGCTCCCTGACTGGATCCTTGACCAACAGGGGGGGTTGTGCCCAGGATAGGAGTTcgaggaagatggtgttggaAGGGAAGAGCTCCAGGTACGAGAGGACAGTTGAACAGAAAAGCGCCGGGCGATAAGGCCCTGTCTGGGAGTGGTGATGTGATAGCCTGCAGGCGGTTTGCAGGAGCTTTTCCAAACAGGGGGTGGATTCTAAAGAGCGGGAGGTGAATTTCTGGGTTATATCTGTGATTGCACCCAGGGCTGATGAGATGTTACCttgggaggacgaggttggttcactgggaggagaggaaggggagaggtaGGCTAGTAAAAGGAGACTCTCTGcgtgggcggcggcggtggggagggagagggaagaaagggaaaagtcgagggtggtggagaatTGAGACCGAGCTCTGAGGAGcgttgctggggaggggggagaggagacgGAGGGATCGACTGAGCGGCAGAGGGTCGTCAGGGCGAGGTCGttgcgggaggagaggaggtggagccAGGTTTGGGTGTTGAACAAGAGCTGgctgttggggaggttggtggctgaGTCGAGGATTTTGAAAGCGAGTTCCGGATTGTTGTTGGAGTACTCCATCAAGGCGTAGGCGTTGtagaggggggtgttggtggtatATTTCTTGAGCAGAGTTTTGGCAAcctttttggtggttttggcgtcGGTGTTGAGCCAGACCATGGCGAGGTAGATTTCTGCTAGGTCTTCACGGTGGTGGTCTGTGACTAGTCCTTCGAGCGTGGCTAGCACCCATGGGAGGTCGAGTTGGGTTTCTtcaggggggtgggttttgtcCCAGGAGTCCAGGCATTTGAACCAGCCCTCCCTGGTGAAGAGAAGCTCGGGTGAGGTGACCATGTCACCGCCTTGTTGAGCGAATTCAGGGGGGCGTTTTGACAGATCACCATCCACGCTCTTCATGATTTGTCCCTCGCCTCTCCCCCAAGGCCGGAAAGCCTGGCTTTTGGGAGCCAAGAATGGATCTCGCCGCCAGTCCTTCACAAACGGTTCCTCACAGCCGGAGGGAATCCCAACAAACACCCCaaacgcctccaccaccaattTCTTCGCAGTGTCCAAAACCCCGGCCGGGAACCAGACGACAAAGTCCTTGATATCCCcccacatcaccaccctaAACggatcctcatcaaccccctcatccagcGTCCTCGCcggcatcctcgtcttcgcaGCCCGCTTCGTTTCCACAGCCGCCCAGAGCTGGTACGGATCTTTATaatcctcaacatcaaccccagcTCTTTTGTCCTCAAACCTTGGATCAGGCGGCaactcatcccccccacTCTCAACAaaacacctccaccccctcgccccctcctccccaaacctcgcAACTTCACTCTCCCAAAACTCTTCAAACCCCTCCGCCGATGTCGCCGTGCCGGGCCGGCAAAACGTCATCTCCAACAACGCCTGCCAAGAAGCCACCGCCCGCTCGGTATACCCAGCCTCGAACAACAGCTTTGTCAGGCGTAAAAAGACATAGACAATCTGCCGgcacacctcccccctttcatccccctcctccaccccaaccaacccccttgaCAAACCCGCCAGCTTCTCAACAAACACATCCCTCATCCTGTCCACCGTACACgaccccaccctccccatctcccaacccaccctcgCGCGCCACAGCTCAAAACTCCCGTCCGGTGCTACGCCATACTTTTGCGGGAGACTCTCCCACTTTTTCGCAGCGGTTTTGTCATCCCATATGTTAAGCCCCGTGGTCATCATGCCTAGGATCAGAACCTCCTTTTCACCACCAGATCGAGATGGCAGATGGGCAAGCGCTTCCTGATAAAGCGACAGCTTCAACTCGGCAAGGGCGATGGTTTCATTGCCTGTCCGGGGACGGGAATGGCCAACGTCTTGGGCAAAGAGGGTGTCTTGCAGGGAGATCAGCCGGAGCCAGGAGGGGATGTCGGCGGGTGAGGAGCGGAGGTGGCGGGTGAGGGTGACGGATTCTTTTCTGGCAGAAGAAagctcttttttctcttgttttggGGATGAGGTCTCCGAATCTGAAGACTCAGACTCGGAGTCtgatgggggaggtttggCCTTGCCGTAAATAGACCTGTAGTCTGGCTTTCGGTCCTGTTGATCCTCCGggtctgatgatgaggggctTTCCCGGCTGCGTTTTcgctttttggaggaggggggtgtcaAAGAGATGAACTGGtctgttggtgagggaggtggtttggtggaggaCCTGATCCGGCGAGATTTGGCACGTCGGATTTGTGAGAGGAGGGCTTTGTCCCTGAAGGCCGAACCCAGACCCTcgcgggagaaggagagagaaaataAATCTCTGGGGCCGTcacggtggaggatgagatggcCTCTTGACCCTAGGATTTTGCCATGGCCAGAGCGGTGGTAGGCTGGGATCTTGGAGCGGTCGTTGCCGCTGTAacggaggatgagagggtCGCCTTTTTTGTCAATGAAGAAGTTGTCGCTGAGAGTCTTGGGCTGGTCCGAACCCTCTCTTGAGCTATGGTGCTGCTCCCTGTCTTTGGGCCTTTTCCTGTCTCGATCTCGGTCTCTCTCACAGTGCCTGTCCCGTTCTTtctccccattcccatccctgCTCCCACTTCGTCTTCTGTCTCCGTCCCTCTCACGATCCCGACGACGTTCATCTCCCCGATTCCGAGAATCACGGCGTCTCTCACGGTGACGGCCATCATGCCCCCTTTTGGATTCCCCACCGGGGTCCCCGTGCCGGTCTCTGACAGATTTCCGCGCCTCCCCCGATGCGGGCCCTGCTTCGGGCTCGGGTGTGGGTTTCGGCTGGAAGGATCCGAACTTGGGCACGGCGCGTTGCCGTTTCTGCTCCTCTTTTGACGACATCGTACGAACTGATGCTGTACtacttcttctctcctctcctctcctctcctctcctctcctctcctctcctctcctctcctctcctctcctctcctctcctctcctctcctctcctctcctctcctctcctcgccTCGCCTCTCCTcgcctctcctctccttcccccgcTTAGCCTCCTGGTGTTTGTGATTGAGTCATGCAAACACGCGACGTTTGAGTTGAGTGTcggatgatggagatggggtaTGTATGGGGCTTGacatgaaaaagaaaagaagcccGTCTATTCTGTCGGTAGATAAATAATTGGTGTCGTTTTCAACCAACCGTTACACTCCAACAGGCCGCCCGTTGGAtttgtttgttggtgctggtaCTGGATCACTGTGAGATTCCCGAGTGTCACTGGCATTTCCCCAGCTTTCAGGCCTCGATTGCCTGCCGGGAGGGACCCTTTACCGCAACAGTCGCGGCACCGGCGCCTAAAAAAAGATGACCAATGACAGACGCAGGATGCGCAATCGGGGGGACCACTATGACATAGCGTGTTTCCCCCCCGACAGAACAACACCGGCTCCGGGTTCCTGGACCGAGACGGCCGCTTTGTTCCCGTATGATCAGGTAGTTGGCATTGACTGATTGACTGACAAGTGAATGAGAGTGATATTGAAACCAGATCATACAGTCCAAAGCAgggaagaaggctgccaGAAAAGCAAATCATCTGAGCAAGCACCGCCGCGAGCCTATGACGCCAAGTGAGACACTCGCTGTATGCACAGTGGAGCACCACctaacaccaccacctccaacaggGACTCGATAAACTGGGGGCTTAGCCATCCATCCAACATCTgcttccccccaaccaccacctacctaccgaACTGACCAGAATTCCGGGTGAACAAAGCCGCCCACATTGCGGCGGAGgtgcttttcttcttttctccttcctctctttttgAAGAAAATGTGTTGGATAGGCTAGTTGCTTGTGTttcctgctccttctttttttctccggCTTTTTCCTTCCCTCACGCGATATACTGCCGTGTCACAACACCCGTCGGAAACCCGCATCCTGCACCTACCCGTCCAGGTCTCATGGCCCTCCAACTCGAAAACTAATACCGACGCAATCTCAAATCTCGATTTCCTGATTTAACCTACCCTCTTCAAACCGGGCAAGCAAGCAGCGACCTGAACAAGTCCTGcgcctgccgccgccgctgccgccgatCGTCttatcaacaacaccacctgacacctcatcatctccactGTCATCATGACAGGAAGGAGACACACCCCGCGCCTGCGGGACGTCTTCCGAGATGCCTCCGGAGGGACCGATAcagacagcaacaacaacagcagcaacaacaacgaagAATCAAATCAACCCTCCCAATCATCCCaatacctctccctccccagctccccaacctccttccGCCGGCCCCGCATCATGTCCCGTCGACCGTCCAACTCGGAGGGCGTGCCGGACGAGCGCACCTCCCTGCTCGGCGCGAACCGGACGTCGCGGATAAGGATCGCGAGTGCGCATGGGTCACCTAGGGTGCCGCATCTGTCTAGGAACCAGAGCTACGCCGGTGTGTCCCCCTCCTTACGTTGCCCTTTGGCAGTCATCACTGACGGTGCTATCTCCAGACAGTGTCAAatcccaccgccaccactCCCGCGCCAACTCGTGGGGCTCCCGCCTCATCCAAGCCCTAGGCGACAGGCAAGAATCCTACGGCGGCATCGCCgactccaaatcctccctctATCCCGACGACCGCGTCTGGTACGATCAATTCACCTCGACCGACTGGGTCCACGACTCCATCGCCGACGCCTACCGCGTCAAGGCCCTCAGGCAGAGAAAAGATTTCTGGGGGAGGGTTTATGTTCTTTTTGACGGGGCTCAAGGTTGGATCCTGAGCGCCTTGGTCGGGTTCATCGTTGCGGTGCTGGCTTACGCGGTGAACGTGAGCGAGGCGACGGTGTTTGACTTCAAGGATGGGTATTGCCAAAAGGGGTGGTTGATCAACGAAAAGAGGTGCTGCCCTCACGGGCCTTGCGTTGACTGGAGGGATTGGGGCGAGGTGTTGAATGGGTGGCCGTTTGGCAAGGATTGGACCGAGTGGTTTGTTTACATTGTCATGGTGATCGCTTTGGCGGTGGCGTCTTGTCTGATGACGCTGACGACCAAGACGGTCGTGCCTTCGGCGTATCGGCTCACGACGCTGGATGAGAACCTGGCGGCGGAGAATGCTGCGCACATGGGGGATCACGATAATGACGATGGTGCTAACATCAGCCCGCGCCACTCGTGTGTCGATGGGCAGGGGTCATCGTCTGCGGAGAGCGCGCCCATGATTTACTACTCCGCCGCCGGGAGTGGTGTCGCCGAGGTGAGGGTCATCCTCAGCGGTTTTGTTCTTCACGGCTTCTTGGGTCTCAAGACGTTGCTGATCAAGAGCTTGGGGTTGATCCTCAGTGTGGCGTCTGGTTTGTCGCTTGGCAAAGAAGGGCCGTATGTGCATATCGCGACCTGTGTCGGGAATATCGCTTGCAGATTGTTTAGCAAGTATGACCGGAACGACgccaagaggagggaggtccTTTCTGCTGCCGCGGCGGCCGGTGTGGCGGTCGCTTTTGGCGCGCCGCTGGGGGGCGTGCtgtttgggctggaggaggttgcgTATTTCTTTCCCGCCAAGACGCTGTTTAGGACGTTTTTCTGCTGCATCACGGCGGCGTTGACGCTCAAGTTTCTGAACCCCTACGGCACGCACAAGATTGTCATGTTTCAGGTGAGGTATCTGGTGGATTGGGAGTATTTCGAGATTGGGAGCTTCATCCtggtgggggttttgggaggAGCGGCGGGAGCGTTGTTCATCAAGGCTTCGAGGCGCTGGGCCAAGACGTTCAGGCGGATTCCCGTCATCAAGTCGTACCCgctgctggaggtggtgctggtggcttTTGTGACGGGGTTGATTGGGTACTGGAACGTGTTTACAAAGTTGCCGGTGGCGAAGTTGCTGTACAACCTGGCGGCGCCGTGCGATGACCGGGATAACAACCTGGAGGATCTGGGGTTGTGTCcggagagggcggaggacATCCCGCCCGTGTTGAGGGATTTGCTGACGGCTTTTTTGATCAAGGGGTTCTTGACCATCATCACGTTTGGTATCAAGGTGCCGGCGGGGATTTATGTGCCgtccatggtggtgggggggttgatggggaggacgaTTGGGCACGTGGTGCagtggtgggtgatggcgACGAG encodes the following:
- a CDS encoding hypothetical protein (EggNog:ENOG503NYEV; COG:S); this encodes MSSKEEQKRQRAVPKFGSFQPKPTPEPEAGPASGEARKSVRDRHGDPGGESKRGHDGRHRERRRDSRNRGDERRRDRERDGDRRRSGSRDGNGEKERDRHCERDRDRDRKRPKDREQHHSSREGSDQPKTLSDNFFIDKKGDPLILRYSGNDRSKIPAYHRSGHGKILGSRGHLILHRDGPRDLFSLSFSREGLGSAFRDKALLSQIRRAKSRRIRSSTKPPPSPTDQFISLTPPSSKKRKRSRESPSSSDPEDQQDRKPDYRSIYGKAKPPPSDSESESSDSETSSPKQEKKELSSARKESVTLTRHLRSSPADIPSWLRLISLQDTLFAQDVGHSRPRTGNETIALAELKLSLYQEALAHLPSRSGGEKEVLILGMMTTGLNIWDDKTAAKKWESLPQKYGVAPDGSFELWRARVGWEMGRVGSCTVDRMRDVFVEKLAGLSRGLVGVEEGDERGEVCRQIVYVFLRLTKLLFEAGYTERAVASWQALLEMTFCRPGTATSAEGFEEFWESEVARFGEEGARGWRCFVESGGDELPPDPRFEDKRAGVDVEDYKDPYQLWAAVETKRAAKTRMPARTLDEGVDEDPFRVVMWGDIKDFVVWFPAGVLDTAKKLVVEAFGVFVGIPSGCEEPFVKDWRRDPFLAPKSQAFRPWGRGEGQIMKSVDGDLSKRPPEFAQQGGDMVTSPELLFTREGWFKCLDSWDKTHPPEETQLDLPWVLATLEGLVTDHHREDLAEIYLAMVWLNTDAKTTKKVAKTLLKKYTTNTPLYNAYALMEYSNNNPELAFKILDSATNLPNSQLLFNTQTWLHLLSSRNDLALTTLCRSVDPSVSSPPSPATLLRARSQFSTTLDFSLSSLSLPTAAAHAESLLLLAYLSPSSPPSEPTSSSQGNISSALGAITDITQKFTSRSLESTPCLEKLLQTACRLSHHHSQTGPYRPALFCSTVLSYLELFPSNTIFLELLSWAQPPLLVKDPVRELLQTIALQPGHDSLSTRRFAIMHEVHNGSAHSVKKAFESAITGSGKGNGEIWRGFVRFCAGRKEGKGVFYRGVKGCCLDRGLYLAAFEKGMVADMTGEELRGVVGTLVGKGGRVGVELEEFLGRGGWKV
- a CDS encoding hypothetical protein (COG:P; EggNog:ENOG503NU7S); translation: MTGRRHTPRLRDVFRDASGGTDTDSNNNSSNNNEESNQPSQSSQYLSLPSSPTSFRRPRIMSRRPSNSEGVPDERTSLLGANRTSRIRIASAHGSPRVPHLSRNQSYADSVKSHRHHSRANSWGSRLIQALGDRQESYGGIADSKSSLYPDDRVWYDQFTSTDWVHDSIADAYRVKALRQRKDFWGRVYVLFDGAQGWILSALVGFIVAVLAYAVNVSEATVFDFKDGYCQKGWLINEKRCCPHGPCVDWRDWGEVLNGWPFGKDWTEWFVYIVMVIALAVASCLMTLTTKTVVPSAYRLTTLDENLAAENAAHMGDHDNDDGANISPRHSCVDGQGSSSAESAPMIYYSAAGSGVAEVRVILSGFVLHGFLGLKTLLIKSLGLILSVASGLSLGKEGPYVHIATCVGNIACRLFSKYDRNDAKRREVLSAAAAAGVAVAFGAPLGGVLFGLEEVAYFFPAKTLFRTFFCCITAALTLKFLNPYGTHKIVMFQVRYLVDWEYFEIGSFILVGVLGGAAGALFIKASRRWAKTFRRIPVIKSYPLLEVVLVAFVTGLIGYWNVFTKLPVAKLLYNLAAPCDDRDNNLEDLGLCPERAEDIPPVLRDLLTAFLIKGFLTIITFGIKVPAGIYVPSMVVGGLMGRTIGHVVQWWVMATREWPVWGTCSATSATCIQPGVYGLIAAGSTMCGVTRLSVTLAVILFELTGSLDYVLPFSLAILVAKWVADAIEPLSIYDLLTEMNSYPFLNNKHKPVFTSELADIVPRVRKERIIDISTSPVVPAMSLRTKLELLHRAGELDGGLPIVRHGILVGLIPAPDLEYALDNLQDEGSSLCLMASVPTIDDSDDGMPDPTDFTPYIDPAPVALDIRSPMDLVYECFVKLGLRYICILSDGKYAGMTHKKTFVKYMRELEEKEGHM